The Thermodesulfobacteriota bacterium genome includes a region encoding these proteins:
- a CDS encoding creatininase family protein — MIVADITMAEFEAGLTRTRTAILPVGSVEEHGLHLPLSTDTYQVWEVARRAAELAPAFLCPPVHYGYCRSTRDHPGTLSISPETVRRLVFDLGTSLYRQGIRGLLVASGHAGGLHMAALEEAGEHLVEACAELEVAVVCEYHWAQEIGRGGVVETADDGHAGEIETSRILALGPGRVRGTSPEEYPRFSRPFIARHKRPHWPGGVWGDPSKASAVKGEELLARCAVRMAELVRSLEARVRAG; from the coding sequence GTGATCGTTGCCGATATCACCATGGCCGAGTTCGAGGCCGGTCTCACCCGCACCCGCACGGCGATCCTCCCCGTGGGGAGCGTGGAGGAGCACGGGCTCCACCTGCCGCTCTCCACCGACACCTACCAGGTGTGGGAGGTGGCCCGCCGCGCCGCGGAACTCGCTCCCGCGTTCCTTTGCCCGCCGGTGCACTACGGGTACTGCCGCAGCACCCGGGACCACCCGGGGACCCTCTCCATCTCCCCGGAGACCGTTCGCCGGCTCGTGTTCGATCTGGGAACAAGCCTCTACCGTCAGGGAATCCGCGGGCTCCTCGTCGCGTCGGGCCATGCGGGCGGGCTCCACATGGCTGCCCTGGAGGAGGCGGGGGAGCATCTGGTGGAGGCGTGCGCCGAGCTCGAGGTCGCGGTGGTGTGCGAGTACCACTGGGCCCAGGAGATCGGCCGAGGGGGCGTCGTGGAGACCGCCGACGACGGCCACGCGGGGGAGATCGAGACGAGCCGGATCCTGGCCCTGGGCCCCGGCCGGGTGAGGGGCACGAGCCCCGAGGAGTATCCCCGCTTCTCCCGGCCCTTCATCGCTCGGCACAAGCGGCCCCACTGGCCCGGGGGCGTGTGGGGAGATCCCTCCAAGGCCAGCGCGGTCAAGGGCGAGGAACTCCTCGCCCGCTGCGCCGTCCGCATGGCCGAGCTGGTCCGGTCCCTGGAAGCCCGCGTCCGAGCGGGCTAG
- a CDS encoding GAF domain-containing protein: protein MTSEGRAPEPLARSWATVGLALAGLAALAAIAWLAVQLRFDERSRTVSSWQVRLEGLAEGRKRAVQSWLAERRSDAEVLAWDPNLVDLCAVGTCPKGIDPHALRQHLDNLLRFAGFRGAYLFTPGGELLLSAEGAVPLGSRAAVAARRAAREGRYLLHDLHHADDGTPMVGFLAPVFGRAGAPEGPEDGSALGVAGLYLDPSGTLFPVVGGPEPWGVTSVEVYLVRRTPEGAEILSPVRGSAPGRLPTIGSEQLDSAEVAALESKETVGWFRDYRGGRVLAAVRWISDAGWGLVVKADEEEVLAAWRRAMVWEAGFLGAALLCLALGAIAAQRTWAGRRYRLLLEELRDREERLRALALGSDDVVFIKDPEGRFVLANPAAARVLGVGVDELPGRRSADLLPPHVAEVLQAHDQQVLTSGRSYHGEESIPVGAEERTFLASRIPLHDGQGRVTGVAGILRDITERKRSERALARWAQTLGALYRLGRNLTLAGSAEAALQSVLDGAVEALGAEVAAVYLADAAGGALVLADSRGLSPEAREKSARVPFGHGLAGRVFSSGEVALFEHDSSPSETAPESAFAPQAAALAAVPLRAEGQVLGVLTLGFHRPRRFLPDERDALQVLGHMAGVALERARARESLEAEARQRRRAEARLRRLHDATAGLTGQELFAAVVRAVQQELGTRWAILSRIEEGVRAVPLAALDWETQVHTPPYALAGTPCADVAATRELVFVPQGAAALYPEDAALAERGVESYAGAPLLDSRGQPVGVLCCLHDEPISLAEHGRDVLGLYARRAGGEVERLYAEQRLAETQRTLETLIRNLPGAVYRCGFRPERPVAYVSAGSRAVTGHPPEVFSGAGSPTLTDLVVPEDRRRVWRTIQKAVAVGRPYEVEYRVHDAGGAVRWVYDVGRGVEDAGAVPGALEGVLFDHTERRSLETQLTHSQRMEALGRLAGGVAHDFNNLLTAISGYAEILATRLPEGDREQRAAREILRASDRAADLTRQLLAFSRRQVVESRVFDLSEAVGATARMLERLLGDDIEFVVDLDPLAGTVRVDPGQLEQVVLNLAVNARDAMPGGGKLTLRTYPAPEPAPGRLPEGGPAGATGPLAVLEVRDTGAGMPPEVLEHIFEPFFTTKAPGKGTGLGLASVYGIVQQAGGRVEVVSAPGTGTTFRAFWPRWTGEPDREPAREGAGVVRARGETVLLVEDEDAVREVAAEHLASRGYRVLSCASGAEALERLDAGEAVDVIVSDVVMPGMSGPELVRRARAQRPDLPVILVSGHTGEALAGLDLQGPRSAFLPKPFRLLDLERALDEALGHQGHPTGDE, encoded by the coding sequence GTGACCTCGGAAGGCCGCGCCCCCGAGCCCCTCGCCCGATCCTGGGCAACGGTCGGCCTCGCGCTGGCCGGCCTTGCCGCCCTCGCTGCGATTGCGTGGCTCGCAGTCCAACTGCGCTTCGACGAGCGCAGCCGCACCGTGAGCAGCTGGCAGGTGCGCCTCGAGGGGCTCGCCGAAGGCCGCAAGCGCGCCGTGCAGAGCTGGCTCGCCGAGCGTCGCTCCGACGCCGAGGTTCTGGCCTGGGACCCCAACCTGGTAGACCTGTGCGCGGTGGGGACCTGTCCCAAGGGGATCGACCCCCACGCGCTTCGACAACACCTGGACAACCTGCTGCGTTTTGCGGGATTCCGGGGAGCATATCTCTTCACCCCCGGCGGCGAGCTGCTGCTCTCGGCCGAGGGGGCCGTGCCCCTCGGGTCTCGCGCCGCGGTGGCGGCCCGGCGTGCCGCACGGGAGGGGCGCTACCTCCTCCACGACCTCCACCACGCCGACGACGGCACGCCCATGGTGGGGTTTCTCGCCCCCGTCTTCGGCCGCGCCGGCGCCCCTGAGGGCCCCGAGGACGGTTCCGCGCTGGGGGTCGCGGGCCTCTACCTGGACCCGAGCGGCACCCTCTTCCCGGTGGTGGGAGGTCCGGAGCCGTGGGGCGTCACCAGCGTGGAGGTCTACCTGGTGAGGCGTACCCCCGAAGGCGCCGAGATACTCTCTCCCGTGCGCGGTTCCGCCCCCGGCCGGCTCCCCACGATTGGCTCCGAGCAGCTCGACTCCGCCGAGGTGGCCGCCCTGGAGTCGAAGGAGACGGTGGGCTGGTTCCGCGACTATCGGGGCGGCCGGGTCCTGGCGGCCGTGCGCTGGATTTCCGACGCGGGTTGGGGCCTCGTGGTGAAGGCCGACGAAGAGGAGGTCCTGGCGGCCTGGCGCCGCGCCATGGTGTGGGAAGCGGGCTTCCTGGGCGCCGCGCTCCTGTGCCTGGCCCTGGGAGCCATTGCCGCCCAGCGAACGTGGGCGGGGCGCCGCTACCGCTTGCTCCTGGAGGAGCTGCGAGATCGGGAGGAGCGGCTGCGAGCCCTGGCGCTGGGCTCCGACGACGTGGTCTTCATCAAGGACCCCGAGGGGCGGTTCGTCCTGGCCAACCCGGCCGCCGCCCGGGTGCTGGGGGTGGGCGTCGACGAGCTCCCCGGCCGGCGAAGCGCCGACCTCCTGCCCCCCCACGTGGCCGAGGTGCTCCAGGCCCACGATCAGCAGGTCCTGACCTCCGGCCGCTCCTACCACGGGGAGGAGTCGATTCCCGTAGGCGCAGAGGAACGCACCTTCCTGGCATCCCGCATCCCCCTGCACGACGGCCAGGGTCGGGTCACCGGGGTCGCCGGGATCCTGCGGGACATCACCGAGCGCAAGCGAAGCGAGCGGGCCTTGGCGCGCTGGGCCCAGACCCTGGGGGCCCTCTACCGCCTGGGCCGGAACCTGACCCTGGCGGGATCGGCGGAAGCCGCGCTCCAGTCCGTGCTCGACGGGGCCGTGGAGGCGCTGGGGGCCGAGGTGGCGGCCGTGTACCTGGCCGACGCAGCGGGAGGAGCCCTGGTCCTGGCGGACAGCCGCGGGCTCTCGCCGGAAGCCCGCGAGAAGTCCGCCCGGGTGCCCTTCGGCCACGGCCTTGCCGGGCGGGTCTTCTCCTCCGGGGAGGTCGCCCTCTTCGAGCACGACTCCTCCCCATCCGAGACGGCGCCGGAAAGCGCCTTTGCGCCGCAAGCCGCCGCGCTGGCCGCCGTGCCCCTGCGAGCCGAGGGACAGGTGCTCGGGGTTCTCACCCTCGGCTTTCACCGGCCGCGCCGTTTCCTTCCCGACGAACGAGACGCGCTCCAGGTGCTCGGCCACATGGCCGGTGTCGCGCTGGAGCGGGCTCGGGCCCGAGAGTCCCTGGAAGCCGAGGCCCGCCAGCGGCGACGGGCCGAGGCGCGGCTGCGACGTCTGCACGACGCCACCGCGGGGCTCACCGGCCAGGAGCTCTTCGCCGCCGTCGTCCGCGCCGTGCAGCAGGAGCTCGGGACCCGCTGGGCGATTCTCTCCCGGATCGAGGAAGGCGTGCGGGCCGTGCCCTTGGCCGCCCTGGACTGGGAGACCCAGGTGCACACACCCCCCTACGCCCTCGCGGGAACGCCCTGCGCCGACGTCGCCGCAACCCGCGAGCTGGTCTTCGTGCCCCAAGGGGCGGCGGCCCTGTACCCCGAGGACGCGGCCCTGGCCGAGAGGGGCGTGGAGAGCTACGCCGGAGCGCCGCTCCTCGACAGCCGGGGCCAGCCGGTGGGAGTCTTGTGCTGCCTCCACGACGAGCCCATCTCTCTGGCGGAGCACGGGCGCGACGTGCTCGGCCTGTATGCGCGCCGCGCCGGCGGCGAGGTCGAGCGCCTCTATGCGGAGCAACGCCTGGCCGAGACCCAACGGACCCTGGAAACCCTCATCCGCAACCTCCCGGGCGCCGTATACCGGTGCGGCTTCCGGCCGGAACGCCCCGTGGCGTACGTGAGTGCCGGGAGCCGAGCGGTGACCGGGCACCCTCCGGAGGTCTTCTCGGGAGCCGGCTCGCCGACGCTCACGGACCTGGTCGTGCCGGAAGACCGCCGCCGGGTCTGGCGGACCATCCAGAAGGCCGTAGCCGTAGGCCGTCCCTACGAAGTGGAGTACCGCGTTCACGACGCCGGCGGCGCGGTGCGCTGGGTGTACGACGTGGGCCGGGGGGTGGAGGACGCGGGCGCAGTACCGGGCGCCCTCGAGGGCGTGCTCTTCGATCACACCGAGCGCCGTTCCCTGGAGACCCAGCTCACCCACAGCCAGCGCATGGAGGCCCTGGGCCGGCTCGCGGGAGGGGTGGCCCACGACTTCAACAACCTCCTCACCGCCATCTCGGGCTACGCGGAAATTCTCGCCACCCGCCTGCCCGAAGGGGACCGGGAGCAGCGGGCTGCCCGGGAGATCCTGCGGGCCTCCGACCGCGCCGCCGATCTGACCCGCCAACTCCTCGCGTTCAGCCGCCGCCAGGTCGTGGAATCTCGGGTATTCGACCTGAGCGAGGCCGTGGGGGCAACGGCCCGGATGCTGGAGCGCCTCCTGGGGGACGACATCGAGTTCGTCGTGGACCTCGACCCCCTGGCAGGAACCGTGCGCGTCGATCCGGGGCAGTTGGAGCAGGTGGTCCTGAACCTCGCCGTGAACGCCCGCGACGCCATGCCCGGGGGGGGGAAGCTCACCCTGCGCACCTACCCAGCCCCCGAGCCTGCCCCCGGGCGGCTCCCCGAAGGCGGGCCGGCAGGCGCAACGGGGCCCCTTGCCGTGCTGGAGGTCCGCGACACCGGCGCCGGCATGCCCCCCGAGGTACTGGAACACATCTTCGAGCCGTTCTTCACCACGAAGGCGCCGGGCAAGGGCACGGGGCTCGGCCTCGCCAGCGTGTACGGCATCGTGCAGCAGGCCGGGGGGCGGGTGGAGGTGGTCTCCGCGCCCGGGACCGGCACGACCTTTCGGGCCTTCTGGCCGCGCTGGACCGGCGAGCCGGATCGGGAGCCGGCCCGAGAAGGCGCAGGGGTGGTGCGGGCCCGGGGGGAGACCGTCTTGCTGGTGGAAGACGAGGACGCCGTCCGGGAGGTGGCTGCCGAGCACCTGGCGTCCCGGGGTTATCGGGTGCTCTCCTGCGCGAGCGGAGCCGAGGCCCTCGAGCGGCTCGACGCCGGTGAGGCCGTGGACGTCATCGTCTCCGACGTGGTGATGCCGGGCATGAGCGGCCCCGAGCTGGTGCGGCGCGCGCGCGCCCAGCGGCCGGATCTTCCGGTCATCCTCGTCTCGGGGCACACCGGCGAGGCCCTGGCGGGCCTCGACCTGCAAGGCCCCCGCTCGGCGTTCCTCCCCAAGCCCTTCCGGCTCCTGGATCTGGAGCGCGCCCTAGACGAGGCCTTGGGCCACCAGGGGCACCCGACAGGCGATGAGTGA